Proteins encoded in a region of the Haloarcula sp. CBA1129 genome:
- a CDS encoding DUF5059 domain-containing protein — protein MPQRRDLLKTVGIAATGLLAGCPGVGSSDSNTASADTEAATEQVTAAETDDGGESGGSVGAMTAVATEWNAYRARLYDAVALGRAGVPGAGATVAQNIFARFEGASGEYGAHEQLESTSESAYEGFEDALGAVQSSLSEGDVSGAASAADEASGHLQTAQQAAAGQQATRVLDLLLLGSRASNAAMAATLGAFEGAAAIAEETTTAFEDALVHDRLEAADSEAYEAFEGALSGIGSAAGNEDGSSVTEQARAALDATVSGAYALISEEVVAGAGHLSTMQARGWDAAALASAGGPGQAYAHTVTLNSYRARVADADWLAANDAAAAASTAVENVFAHFEGANAHDALEEADGEAYEAFEGGLEDLSGAIENGNADGIDSAIETVDTNLVTGIEALVGGEDARAALESAFFRARIADARELYRLGDADSAATIVSDVFARFEENELGFHETMEHESEDLYHRFEEEHLTSLQSAYENDDSAAVATHHDGVQQALLDFEGALSTAVASGAEADYMIGRAFDAAGLAALSETDRAATVIQDTFAHFESGAAGFHEALEEADEDTYESFEATLADVRSAAEDGGDVTAAATAFNAEAIAAAYAIAGSAGGNGEAAAAVIQDVFATFEGAKVHEMLEEADHDAYENFEAALNDYSQGLTGGDADPTVFADATRTAQFAVVGAVDNAPSGSAGDGGEASEETESSLSGGPNVVEGVPDDADHVVDMEAVAFAPEELTVSVGDKVAWEHVGGEAHSVTAIEDDIPEDASYWASGGFESESAAREGWENGDGAVQSGQSYVHTFETAGEHGYVCIPHEAAGMVGTVIVEE, from the coding sequence ATGCCACAGAGACGTGATTTGCTGAAGACGGTGGGGATCGCTGCGACGGGACTCCTTGCTGGCTGTCCCGGGGTGGGGTCGTCCGACTCGAACACGGCGTCAGCGGATACCGAAGCAGCGACAGAACAGGTAACGGCTGCAGAAACCGACGATGGGGGCGAAAGCGGCGGTTCGGTCGGAGCGATGACCGCTGTCGCGACTGAGTGGAACGCCTACCGGGCGCGGCTGTACGACGCCGTCGCGCTGGGCCGGGCCGGTGTGCCCGGTGCAGGGGCGACCGTCGCACAGAATATTTTCGCTCGGTTCGAAGGTGCATCGGGTGAGTATGGGGCCCACGAACAGCTTGAATCCACGTCCGAATCGGCATACGAGGGGTTCGAAGACGCACTCGGCGCTGTCCAGTCGTCGCTGTCCGAGGGGGACGTGTCGGGGGCCGCTTCGGCAGCAGACGAGGCGTCAGGCCACCTCCAGACCGCACAGCAGGCCGCTGCTGGACAGCAGGCTACCAGAGTGCTGGACCTGCTCTTGCTGGGCAGCCGAGCGAGTAACGCTGCCATGGCCGCGACGCTGGGCGCTTTTGAAGGGGCTGCCGCTATCGCGGAAGAGACGACGACCGCGTTCGAGGACGCGCTGGTCCACGACAGGCTGGAGGCGGCCGACAGCGAGGCGTACGAGGCCTTCGAAGGCGCACTGTCTGGTATCGGCTCCGCTGCGGGCAATGAAGACGGAAGCAGTGTCACCGAACAGGCTCGCGCCGCGCTCGATGCGACTGTTTCGGGTGCGTACGCGCTAATCTCCGAGGAGGTAGTCGCCGGTGCGGGCCACCTCTCGACAATGCAGGCCCGCGGTTGGGACGCAGCCGCACTCGCCTCCGCTGGCGGTCCCGGACAGGCGTACGCGCACACGGTCACGCTGAACAGTTACCGTGCCCGCGTCGCCGATGCGGACTGGCTCGCTGCCAACGACGCGGCGGCTGCAGCGTCGACGGCCGTCGAGAACGTCTTCGCTCACTTCGAGGGAGCAAACGCACACGACGCGCTGGAGGAGGCCGACGGCGAGGCCTACGAAGCGTTCGAGGGCGGGCTGGAGGACCTCTCCGGTGCTATTGAGAACGGCAACGCGGACGGCATCGACAGCGCCATCGAAACGGTCGATACGAACCTCGTGACGGGTATCGAAGCGCTGGTCGGCGGTGAGGACGCCCGCGCTGCGCTGGAGTCGGCGTTCTTCCGTGCCCGCATCGCGGACGCCCGCGAACTGTATCGCCTCGGCGACGCAGACAGCGCGGCAACGATTGTCTCGGACGTCTTCGCCCGCTTCGAGGAGAACGAACTCGGCTTCCACGAGACGATGGAGCACGAGAGCGAAGACCTCTACCACCGCTTCGAGGAGGAACACCTCACATCGCTCCAGTCGGCCTACGAGAACGACGACAGTGCGGCCGTGGCGACCCACCACGACGGAGTCCAGCAGGCGCTGCTTGACTTCGAAGGGGCGCTGTCGACGGCCGTCGCCAGCGGCGCGGAGGCGGACTACATGATCGGTCGGGCCTTCGACGCGGCTGGACTCGCAGCGCTGTCGGAGACCGACCGCGCGGCGACCGTCATTCAGGACACCTTCGCTCACTTCGAGAGCGGTGCGGCGGGCTTCCACGAGGCACTGGAAGAAGCCGACGAGGACACCTACGAGAGCTTCGAGGCGACGCTTGCGGATGTTCGCTCCGCCGCTGAGGACGGCGGCGACGTCACCGCCGCGGCAACGGCGTTCAACGCCGAGGCCATCGCGGCAGCGTACGCCATCGCCGGGAGTGCTGGCGGCAACGGGGAGGCCGCGGCGGCAGTCATTCAGGATGTCTTCGCGACGTTCGAGGGGGCGAAAGTTCACGAGATGCTGGAGGAAGCGGACCACGACGCCTACGAGAACTTCGAGGCCGCGCTGAACGACTACTCGCAGGGGCTCACGGGCGGGGACGCGGACCCGACGGTGTTTGCGGACGCGACGCGAACCGCGCAGTTCGCCGTCGTCGGCGCTGTCGACAACGCTCCAAGCGGGTCCGCGGGCGACGGCGGCGAGGCGTCCGAGGAGACCGAATCGTCGCTTTCGGGTGGCCCGAACGTTGTCGAGGGCGTTCCCGACGACGCGGACCACGTCGTCGACATGGAGGCAGTGGCGTTCGCGCCCGAGGAACTCACCGTCAGCGTCGGCGACAAAGTCGCTTGGGAACACGTCGGCGGCGAAGCCCACTCAGTCACCGCCATCGAAGATGACATCCCGGAGGACGCGTCCTACTGGGCCTCCGGTGGATTCGAAAGCGAATCGGCCGCACGCGAGGGCTGGGAGAACGGAGACGGGGCTGTGCAGTCCGGCCAGAGCTACGTCCACACGTTCGAGACGGCCGGCGAGCACGGCTACGTCTGTATTCCGCACGAAGCCGCGGGGATGGTCGGCACCGTTATCGTCGAAGAGTAG
- the nth gene encoding endonuclease III, whose amino-acid sequence MSDEEPAENISGGTAGGGQSATFDPETAGTRAEAIVDRLGEMYWTKTYGGRDAFECLVRTILSQNTSDKASQPAHDELMARYGSGGDVDSEGDTDGTGLARALADADQPELAETISSAGLYNQKSERIIALAQRVCEEYGGEAGFDEFVRDGDPEAVRSTLLDMNGVGPKTADCVLLFAGGRGGVFPVDTHVHRIARRMGLAPADADHETVRESLERDVPAAKCGFGHTAMIQFGREYCSARKPACLDDPDACPLAGHCDQVGVYPAADEVVDPAEAE is encoded by the coding sequence ATGAGCGACGAGGAACCAGCGGAGAACATCAGCGGGGGGACCGCTGGCGGCGGCCAATCGGCAACGTTCGACCCGGAAACGGCGGGGACACGGGCCGAAGCCATCGTCGACCGTCTCGGTGAAATGTACTGGACGAAGACATACGGCGGCCGGGACGCCTTCGAGTGCTTGGTCCGGACGATTCTCAGCCAGAACACCTCCGACAAGGCGAGCCAGCCGGCCCACGACGAGCTGATGGCGCGGTACGGAAGCGGCGGGGACGTGGACAGCGAGGGAGATACCGACGGGACCGGTCTTGCCCGCGCACTGGCCGACGCCGATCAGCCCGAACTCGCCGAAACCATCTCCTCGGCCGGGCTCTACAATCAAAAATCCGAGCGCATCATTGCCCTCGCTCAGCGTGTCTGCGAGGAGTACGGCGGCGAAGCGGGCTTCGACGAGTTCGTCCGAGACGGCGACCCCGAGGCAGTTCGGTCGACGCTGCTCGACATGAACGGCGTCGGTCCGAAGACCGCCGACTGCGTCCTGCTGTTCGCGGGCGGCCGTGGCGGCGTCTTCCCCGTCGACACACACGTTCACCGCATCGCCCGCCGGATGGGGCTGGCCCCGGCCGACGCCGACCACGAGACGGTCCGCGAGTCTCTGGAGCGCGACGTGCCCGCAGCGAAGTGCGGCTTCGGACATACCGCGATGATTCAGTTCGGCAGAGAGTACTGCTCGGCCAGAAAGCCGGCCTGTCTGGACGACCCCGACGCGTGTCCGCTCGCGGGGCACTGCGACCAAGTCGGTGTGTATCCGGCCGCTGATGAGGTTGTCGACCCCGCCGAAGCGGAGTAA
- a CDS encoding aldo/keto reductase, whose protein sequence is MEYTRLGSTGTTVSQLCFGTWRFGRETGGVVETDREEAHELLDAAWERGINFIDTANVYGNPNGTSEEYIGEWLDDYDREDFVIASKVYFPFDGRGEPGPNDSGLGRKHIRAQIQGTLDRLDTDYLDLYYIHRWDEESDIEETLSTLDDLVRAGKVHHLGASTMAAWQLTKALWKSDVEDYERFEVTQPLFHAGYRDDVKDYLDVCADQDMAVCPYSPLAGGFLTGKYERTDDDDPTAFEGPAGARGSLSDRFEDFYLSERGWHVLDELRAVADELDATPAQVALRWLIEQPDLTCVPIVGARTVDQLDENVGATDISLSDDQFNRIVSARYGDDGERWGHRE, encoded by the coding sequence ATGGAGTACACCAGACTCGGTTCGACCGGGACAACGGTCTCACAGCTCTGTTTCGGTACGTGGCGCTTCGGCCGGGAGACCGGCGGCGTCGTCGAGACCGACCGCGAGGAAGCCCACGAACTGCTCGACGCTGCGTGGGAACGGGGCATCAACTTCATCGACACCGCTAACGTCTACGGCAACCCCAACGGGACCAGCGAGGAGTACATCGGGGAGTGGCTCGACGACTACGACCGCGAGGACTTCGTCATCGCCTCGAAGGTGTACTTCCCCTTCGACGGCCGCGGCGAGCCCGGTCCCAACGACTCCGGTCTGGGCCGCAAGCACATTCGCGCCCAGATTCAGGGGACGCTCGACCGCCTCGACACGGACTACCTCGACCTCTACTACATCCACCGCTGGGACGAAGAGAGCGACATCGAGGAGACGCTGTCGACGCTTGACGACCTCGTCCGCGCGGGCAAGGTCCACCACCTCGGCGCGTCGACGATGGCCGCCTGGCAGCTGACGAAGGCGCTCTGGAAAAGCGACGTCGAGGACTACGAGCGCTTCGAGGTGACCCAGCCGCTGTTCCACGCCGGCTACCGCGACGACGTGAAGGACTACCTCGATGTGTGTGCCGATCAGGACATGGCCGTCTGTCCGTACTCGCCGCTGGCCGGCGGATTCCTCACGGGCAAGTACGAGCGCACGGACGACGACGACCCGACAGCCTTCGAGGGACCAGCGGGCGCTCGCGGCTCGCTGTCCGACCGTTTCGAGGACTTCTACCTCTCCGAGCGCGGCTGGCACGTCCTCGACGAACTCCGTGCTGTCGCGGACGAACTCGACGCCACGCCCGCGCAGGTCGCACTCCGCTGGCTCATCGAACAGCCGGACCTCACCTGCGTCCCCATCGTCGGCGCTCGTACTGTCGACCAGCTCGACGAGAACGTCGGCGCGACCGACATCTCGCTGTCCGACGACCAGTTCAACCGCATCGTGAGTGCGCGGTACGGCGACGACGGCGAGCGCTGGGGCCACCGGGAATGA
- a CDS encoding disulfide bond formation protein B produces MVDSRFVSDRSQLLLAAATVVAAVATAGSLYLSLGLGLTPCRICWYQRILMYPLVVVLGVAAVEDRPGVVRTALPLSVPGAAIAAYHSWLQVSQTTCGLGAISCAQVQYRVLGLTVPNLSLVAFLLVSGLVVAASTMRS; encoded by the coding sequence GTGGTCGACTCCCGATTCGTCTCCGACCGATCTCAGCTCCTGTTGGCCGCCGCGACTGTCGTCGCCGCCGTTGCGACGGCCGGCAGCCTCTATCTCTCGCTTGGTCTCGGACTCACGCCCTGTCGGATCTGCTGGTATCAGCGTATCCTCATGTACCCGCTGGTGGTCGTCCTCGGCGTCGCCGCCGTCGAGGACCGCCCCGGCGTCGTCCGGACGGCGCTCCCGCTTTCCGTGCCGGGAGCCGCTATCGCCGCGTATCACTCTTGGCTGCAGGTGAGCCAGACGACCTGTGGCCTCGGAGCGATTAGCTGTGCACAGGTACAGTATCGGGTGCTCGGTCTGACCGTGCCGAACCTCTCGCTGGTAGCGTTCCTTCTGGTGTCCGGGCTGGTCGTCGCAGCGTCCACGATGCGGTCGTAG
- the hpt gene encoding hypoxanthine/guanine phosphoribosyltransferase: MEKLRESLHEAPIIDKDGYSYLVHPLSNGVPMLEPELLREVVVGVTRAADLDVDKIVAPEAMGIHIATALSLQTDIPLVVIRKRSYGLDDEVPLHKTTGYSESEMFINDIEAGDDLLIVDDLLSTGGTMAAICEALDDIDANISDIVVVFRKQGESALDDTDYEVTSLLDISVDQDGVTIHD; encoded by the coding sequence ATGGAGAAGCTCCGCGAGTCGCTACACGAGGCCCCGATCATCGACAAGGATGGATACTCCTACCTAGTCCACCCGCTCAGCAACGGCGTGCCGATGCTGGAGCCGGAACTCCTCCGCGAGGTCGTCGTCGGCGTGACGCGGGCAGCCGACCTCGACGTGGACAAGATCGTCGCACCGGAAGCGATGGGTATCCACATCGCGACTGCGCTCTCGCTGCAGACGGACATTCCACTCGTAGTCATCCGCAAGCGCTCCTACGGCCTCGACGACGAGGTCCCGCTGCACAAGACCACCGGCTACTCCGAGTCGGAGATGTTCATCAACGACATCGAGGCGGGCGACGACCTGCTCATCGTCGACGACCTGCTCTCGACCGGTGGGACGATGGCCGCGATCTGCGAGGCGCTCGACGACATCGATGCGAACATCTCGGACATCGTCGTCGTCTTCCGGAAACAGGGCGAGTCGGCGCTCGATGACACCGACTACGAGGTGACCAGCCTGCTCGACATCTCGGTCGATCAGGACGGTGTGACCATCCACGATTGA
- a CDS encoding NAD(P)/FAD-dependent oxidoreductase, whose translation MRDGLPRDRTVTVVGGGFGGLSAACYLADAGADVRLLERHDRLGGHAGVLERDGFRFDTGPSWYLMPDVFERFFDHFDREPADYYELERLDPQYRVFWKDGDRVTMRPNRENAREVFESYEEGAGDALADYLDTAERNYDLAMERVVYEGRERLRDYVDTNLLPLAPRARLFGSMDDYVSRYIDHPKLRQLLEYTLVFLGGAPHNTPALYSIMSHVDLNMNVFYPAGGIAGVVDSLGSLAQELGVDVQTGTEIQHIAGEAGAFELTTEDGVVGSDIVVSNANPAYTEQNLLDPAARDHNPEYWDDQTYAPSAFMLYLGVEGDVDPLAHHSLVLPTDWDGHFEQIFDRPAWPDDPAYYLSVTSKTDETVAPDGHHAVVVLVPIAPGLDDGPEIREEYREFVLDDLAEQTGVDLRDRTVVEESACVSEFADRFGDPQGTALGLAHTLFQTGPLRPGHRAGLDGLYYTGAYTTPGIGMPMCLISGEHTARDIIEDSPFETTQERPASTAD comes from the coding sequence ATGCGTGATGGCCTCCCTCGCGACCGGACGGTGACCGTCGTCGGCGGCGGCTTCGGCGGCCTCTCGGCTGCGTGCTACTTGGCCGACGCCGGGGCCGACGTGCGACTGCTCGAACGCCACGACCGCCTCGGCGGCCACGCGGGCGTTCTCGAACGCGACGGCTTCCGGTTCGACACCGGCCCGTCGTGGTACCTGATGCCCGACGTGTTCGAGCGCTTCTTCGACCACTTCGACCGCGAGCCCGCGGACTACTACGAACTGGAGCGGCTGGACCCCCAGTACCGGGTGTTCTGGAAGGACGGCGACCGCGTGACGATGCGGCCAAACCGCGAGAACGCCCGCGAGGTGTTCGAATCCTACGAGGAGGGGGCCGGCGACGCGCTGGCCGACTACCTCGACACCGCCGAGCGCAACTACGACTTGGCGATGGAGCGGGTCGTCTACGAGGGCCGCGAGCGGTTGCGGGACTACGTCGACACTAACCTCCTCCCGCTCGCGCCGCGGGCGCGGCTGTTCGGGTCGATGGACGACTACGTCAGCCGCTACATCGACCACCCGAAGCTCCGGCAGTTGCTCGAATACACGCTGGTGTTTCTCGGCGGCGCTCCTCACAACACGCCGGCGCTGTACAGCATCATGAGCCACGTCGACCTGAACATGAACGTGTTCTACCCGGCGGGCGGCATCGCCGGCGTCGTCGATAGCCTCGGGTCGCTGGCACAGGAACTCGGCGTCGATGTACAGACTGGGACCGAGATCCAGCACATCGCTGGCGAGGCAGGCGCGTTCGAACTGACCACCGAAGACGGCGTCGTCGGCTCCGACATCGTCGTCAGCAACGCCAACCCCGCCTACACCGAACAGAATCTGCTCGACCCGGCCGCGCGCGACCACAACCCCGAGTACTGGGACGACCAAACCTACGCGCCGTCGGCGTTCATGCTGTATCTCGGTGTCGAGGGCGACGTAGACCCGCTGGCCCACCACTCGCTGGTCCTGCCGACAGACTGGGACGGCCACTTCGAGCAGATATTCGACCGCCCGGCGTGGCCTGACGACCCGGCGTACTACCTCTCAGTCACGTCCAAGACCGACGAAACGGTCGCCCCCGATGGCCACCACGCCGTCGTCGTCCTCGTTCCCATTGCGCCGGGGCTGGACGACGGCCCCGAGATTCGCGAGGAGTACCGCGAGTTCGTACTGGACGACCTCGCCGAGCAGACCGGCGTGGACCTCCGTGACCGTACCGTCGTCGAGGAATCGGCGTGTGTCAGCGAGTTCGCCGACCGCTTTGGCGACCCGCAGGGAACGGCGCTCGGGCTGGCCCACACGTTGTTCCAGACCGGGCCTCTCCGCCCCGGCCACCGCGCCGGGCTGGACGGACTCTACTACACCGGGGCCTACACGACGCCCGGCATCGGGATGCCGATGTGTCTCATCAGCGGCGAACACACTGCCCGCGACATCATCGAAGACAGCCCGTTCGAAACGACGCAGGAGCGCCCGGCCTCGACGGCGGACTGA
- a CDS encoding Brp/Blh family beta-carotene 15,15'-dioxygenase, whose translation MRTISLGSVWNRHRDADRHPSLWLSRASLLVLAVTFGLLGAVGVRVPLRAQMVVYLVGMVALNLPHGGYEHFENLRRRRPGFRWRYVAVYLAAIGGFVGLFLAAPVAGLALALTVAMAKGGLGGLQVLEATSGTEHLQTRFQRWLAAAVRGGAVMLVPIVFWPETFHAFSSLMVGLVEPGALSPYAGSFDTTRLVVGSAYGLALTAHILLGYVRGGSRAWLVDAGESVLLAAYFAFVPVLVAVGLYFPFWYSARQVARTASVEQEPVGDERWDLLGGAEPSTVALRAWVVLVVGALATFGVLVAVYWAFPNPLGTSDLLPGAVAFWSVFISIVALPHIVVGSVLDRDRGIWYVP comes from the coding sequence ATGCGAACAATCAGCTTGGGCTCCGTCTGGAACCGCCACCGGGACGCCGACCGTCATCCGTCGCTCTGGCTTTCGCGGGCGAGCCTGCTGGTACTCGCCGTCACCTTCGGTCTCCTCGGTGCTGTCGGCGTCAGGGTTCCGCTCCGGGCCCAGATGGTCGTGTACCTCGTCGGGATGGTCGCGCTCAACCTCCCGCATGGCGGCTACGAGCACTTCGAGAACCTCCGTCGCCGTCGTCCCGGATTTCGCTGGCGGTACGTCGCGGTGTATCTGGCGGCCATCGGCGGGTTCGTCGGCCTGTTCCTCGCCGCTCCCGTTGCAGGCCTCGCGCTGGCGCTGACCGTTGCCATGGCGAAGGGCGGCCTCGGCGGCCTACAGGTGCTGGAAGCGACGAGCGGCACCGAGCACCTGCAGACTCGGTTCCAGCGCTGGCTGGCGGCAGCCGTCCGCGGTGGGGCAGTGATGCTCGTCCCCATCGTGTTCTGGCCGGAGACGTTCCACGCGTTCAGTTCACTGATGGTCGGCCTCGTCGAACCCGGCGCGCTATCGCCGTACGCGGGCTCGTTCGACACGACCCGGCTCGTCGTCGGGTCCGCCTACGGCCTCGCTTTGACGGCGCACATCCTGCTGGGATACGTGCGTGGCGGCAGCCGCGCTTGGCTCGTCGATGCGGGGGAGTCGGTGCTGCTGGCGGCCTATTTCGCGTTCGTTCCGGTCCTCGTCGCTGTCGGCCTGTACTTCCCGTTCTGGTACTCCGCCCGGCAGGTGGCGCGGACAGCGTCCGTGGAACAAGAACCAGTCGGCGACGAGCGCTGGGACCTGCTCGGCGGTGCGGAGCCCTCGACCGTCGCACTGCGGGCTTGGGTCGTCCTCGTCGTCGGGGCGCTGGCCACCTTCGGCGTCCTCGTCGCTGTCTACTGGGCGTTCCCGAACCCGCTTGGCACGAGCGACCTGCTCCCCGGCGCGGTGGCGTTCTGGAGCGTGTTTATCAGTATCGTCGCGCTACCCCACATCGTCGTCGGGTCGGTCCTCGACCGTGACCGGGGTATCTGGTACGTGCCGTGA
- the eis gene encoding enhanced intracellular survival protein Eis, translating to MTELRPVPTTDREACQRMLQYAFAPERGPVLSETDDDWPPSLFDQRGLYDGDSLRAVCKLYYHDTTVRGEAVTVGGLGAVATPPEHRGQGYAADLCRHALHEYREAAVTFVTLWPFSTPFYRRLGWGTANTYRRFDLPPSALPDYDTAGQFVPLDADGWERLRRVETAAAAGTALSLRRSEAWWRKRTLADWDDGGSPYCYGYECDGELRGYVVYTVADDADNTLSVSNFAAADEEARRALFAFLGNHGAQIQRVTLQLPPDAALLHRVDDPGAVDCTVEAGPMVRLTDVRHLERLDWPDGDLDCLLSVSDPLLDRNDGLFELSVSGGTATVDPLPASDSAADVTVDIATLSQLAVGTHGVDAADRLAGLEILDDSVRKPLADVFRPESVYLDEFF from the coding sequence ATGACCGAGTTGCGCCCTGTCCCGACGACTGACCGCGAAGCCTGCCAACGGATGCTTCAGTACGCGTTTGCCCCCGAACGGGGACCTGTGCTGTCGGAGACGGATGACGACTGGCCGCCGTCGCTGTTCGACCAGCGAGGCCTCTACGACGGCGACAGCCTCCGGGCGGTCTGCAAGCTCTACTATCACGACACGACCGTTCGCGGCGAAGCGGTGACGGTCGGCGGCCTCGGCGCAGTCGCGACGCCGCCCGAACACCGCGGACAGGGGTACGCTGCCGACCTCTGTCGGCACGCATTGCACGAGTACCGTGAGGCTGCTGTCACCTTCGTCACTCTCTGGCCGTTTTCGACGCCGTTCTACCGGCGGCTGGGCTGGGGCACGGCGAACACCTATCGCCGCTTCGACCTGCCGCCGTCAGCGCTCCCGGACTACGATACTGCCGGACAGTTCGTCCCTCTCGACGCCGACGGCTGGGAACGACTCCGTCGGGTCGAGACCGCTGCAGCCGCCGGGACGGCGCTCTCGCTCCGGCGCTCGGAAGCGTGGTGGCGCAAGCGGACGCTCGCTGACTGGGACGACGGCGGTAGCCCGTACTGCTACGGCTACGAATGTGATGGGGAACTCCGGGGGTACGTCGTGTACACCGTCGCGGACGATGCTGACAACACGCTCTCGGTTTCGAACTTCGCGGCCGCCGATGAGGAGGCCCGCCGCGCGCTGTTCGCGTTCCTCGGGAACCACGGCGCACAGATCCAACGCGTCACGCTCCAGTTGCCACCCGACGCTGCCCTCCTCCACCGCGTCGACGACCCCGGCGCGGTCGACTGTACCGTCGAAGCCGGGCCGATGGTGCGGCTCACCGATGTCAGGCACCTCGAACGCCTCGACTGGCCCGACGGCGACCTCGACTGTCTGCTCTCGGTCAGCGATCCATTGCTCGACCGCAACGACGGCCTGTTCGAACTGTCCGTGAGCGGTGGCACCGCAACGGTCGATCCGCTTCCGGCCAGCGACTCGGCAGCCGATGTGACCGTCGACATTGCGACCCTTTCCCAGCTGGCCGTCGGCACGCACGGCGTCGACGCCGCTGACCGTCTGGCCGGACTGGAGATACTCGATGATTCGGTTCGCAAGCCGCTTGCGGACGTTTTCCGGCCCGAATCCGTCTATCTGGACGAGTTCTTCTGA
- a CDS encoding hemolysin family protein, which translates to MGVYERTDARRPGVAMVNLVLSAAQLVLALGLVALNGFFVAAEFAFVRVRGTSVEQLADEGQAGAGSLQAVMADLDNYLAVTQLGITLASLGLGWVGEPAVAALLEPVLAPVLPESLLHLVAFAVGFTIITFLHVVFGELAPKTFAIAQTERLSLLLAPPMQLFYYLFYPGIVVFNGSANAFTKLLGVPPASETDETLGEREIRRVLARSGEEGNIDASEVDMIERVFDLDDTNVREVMVPRPDVVSVPADATLSDIRAVVLDEGHTRYPVVDADDSDQIVGFIDVKDVLRAGEEGNESATAGDIAREIPVVPETTAINDLLLQFRQDRRQMAAVIDEWGSLEGIATIEDVVEAVVGDLRDEFDVDGREHAIRKQSDGSYDADGGVPLSTVSEALGVDLDSDAVETIGGLVLSHLDRAPEVGDTAEAAGHEFEVTSVDGTRISTIRISESGVDDSPSTE; encoded by the coding sequence ATGGGTGTGTATGAACGCACCGACGCTCGCCGCCCGGGGGTTGCGATGGTAAATCTCGTACTTTCGGCGGCACAGCTCGTCTTGGCGCTTGGACTCGTTGCACTGAACGGCTTTTTCGTCGCTGCGGAGTTCGCCTTCGTTCGAGTCCGCGGGACCTCTGTCGAACAGCTCGCCGACGAAGGACAGGCCGGCGCAGGCTCGCTTCAGGCAGTGATGGCGGACCTTGACAACTACCTTGCAGTGACCCAGCTCGGCATTACGCTCGCCTCACTGGGGCTGGGGTGGGTCGGTGAGCCCGCCGTCGCAGCGCTTCTGGAACCTGTTCTGGCCCCGGTACTGCCGGAGAGCCTCCTCCACCTCGTCGCGTTTGCGGTCGGGTTCACCATCATCACGTTCCTCCACGTCGTCTTCGGCGAACTCGCACCGAAGACGTTCGCGATTGCCCAGACTGAGCGGCTCTCGCTGTTGCTCGCGCCGCCAATGCAGTTGTTTTACTACCTGTTCTATCCCGGTATCGTCGTGTTCAACGGCTCGGCCAACGCCTTCACGAAGCTGCTGGGTGTCCCACCGGCCTCGGAAACGGACGAGACGCTCGGCGAGCGCGAAATCCGGCGAGTACTGGCCCGGTCCGGTGAAGAGGGGAACATCGACGCGTCCGAAGTCGACATGATAGAGCGCGTGTTCGACCTCGACGATACCAACGTTCGGGAGGTCATGGTCCCGCGGCCAGACGTTGTGAGCGTGCCGGCCGACGCGACGCTGTCGGATATCCGGGCCGTCGTTCTCGACGAGGGGCACACCCGCTATCCGGTGGTCGACGCCGACGACAGCGACCAGATTGTCGGGTTCATCGACGTCAAGGACGTACTGCGGGCCGGCGAGGAAGGAAACGAGAGCGCGACTGCCGGCGACATCGCCCGGGAGATACCGGTCGTCCCAGAGACGACAGCTATCAACGACCTCCTGTTACAGTTCAGGCAGGACCGCCGGCAGATGGCCGCGGTTATCGACGAATGGGGGTCGCTGGAGGGGATTGCGACCATCGAGGACGTGGTCGAGGCCGTCGTCGGTGACCTGCGCGACGAGTTCGATGTCGACGGCCGCGAACACGCCATCCGCAAGCAAAGCGACGGGAGCTACGATGCCGACGGCGGTGTCCCGCTGTCGACAGTCAGTGAAGCGCTCGGTGTCGACCTCGACAGCGACGCGGTCGAAACCATCGGCGGGCTGGTACTGAGTCACCTCGACCGCGCGCCGGAAGTCGGCGACACCGCCGAAGCGGCCGGACACGAGTTCGAGGTGACGAGCGTCGACGGCACCCGTATCTCGACGATCCGAATCAGCGAGAGCGGCGTTGACGACTCGCCGTCGACTGAGTGA